The Vicia villosa cultivar HV-30 ecotype Madison, WI unplaced genomic scaffold, Vvil1.0 ctg.002326F_1_1, whole genome shotgun sequence genome contains a region encoding:
- the LOC131638531 gene encoding putative UDP-rhamnose:rhamnosyltransferase 1 — protein MEDQSKKFLHIAVFPWLAFGHISPFFELSKLIAQKGHKISFISTPRNIKRLPQLPPSLQPFIKFVELPLPYIYQLPENAEATMDIPQHIVPYLKKAFDGLQQPLTEFLETSTPDCIIYDFAPYWLPPILSKLGVLSIYFSILSAFGMSYGVDFLVRARESDDKDKIITTVYLEPNESGVSDMFRVKETLFGADFIAIRSCMEIEGKSVESMENQSKKKVIPVGLLPPYLEFSDEKKDENWDTILKWLDKQEKKSVVYIAFGSEVTLSDEEFSEIAKGLELSSFPFLWILKDQDKHDRFVENGSNKNGLIWNNWAPQLRILSHESIGGFLTHCGWSSVIESLQVGCPLIMLPFHNEQGLVARLMEEKMVGVKVERNDEKFSRDSVAKALRLVMVEEGGKGYRSKAEEISKIVGDMELHQKYIDDFVDYVELHIPSSKH, from the coding sequence ATGGAAGATCAATCTAAGAAGTTTCTTCACATTGCTGTTTTTCCATGGCTTGCTTTTggtcatattagtcctttttTTGAACTTTCCAAACTCATTGCTCAAAAGGGTCACAAAATTTCATTCATTTCCACACCTAGAAACATCAAACGCCTCCCTCAACTTCCTCCTTCTTTACAACCTTTCATCAAATTTGTAGAACTCCCACTTCCATATATATATCAACTACCTGAAAATGCTGAAGCCACTATGGACATTCCACAACATATTGTTCCATATCTCAAGAAAGCATTTGATGGTCTTCAACAACCTTTGACAGAATTTTTGGAAACATCCACTCCTGATTGTATCATATATGATTTTGCACCTTATTGGTTACCACCAATATTATCAAAGCTTGGCGTCTTAAGCATCTATTTCTCGATTTTAAGTGCATTTGGTATGTCTTATGGAGTAGATTTCTTAGTTCGGGCTCGTGAGTCAGATGACAAGGACAAAATTATTACTACTGTTTACCTTGAACCAAATGAATCTGGCGTTTCCGACATGTTTAGAGTGAAAGAAACTCTTTTTGGTGCTGATTTTATTGCTATAAGAAGTTGCATGGAGATTGAAGGTAAGTCTGTAGAATCGATGGAAAACCAAAGCAAGAAAAAAGTGATACCAGTTGGATTATTGCCACCATATCTTGAATTCAGTGATgagaaaaaggatgaaaattgGGATACAATCCTTAAGTGGTTGGATAAACAGGAAAAAAAGTCAGTGGTATATATTGCATTTGGAAGTGAAGTGACATTAAGTGATGAAGAATTTAGTGAAATAGCTAAAGGATTGGAATTATCTAGTTTTCCCTTTCTTTGGATTTTGAAGGACCAAGACAAACATGACCGGTTTGTTGAGAATGGTTCAAATAAGAATGGATTGATTTGGAATAATTGGGCACCACAGTTGAGAATCTTATCACATGAGTCAATTGGAGGATTCTTGACACATTGTGGTTGGAGTTCAGTGATTGAGAGTCTTCAAGTTGGGTGTCCACTTATTATGTTACCTTTCCATAACGAGCAAGGTTTAGTTGCTAGACTTATGGAAGAAAAAATGGTGGGGGTAAAGGTAGAGAGAAATGATGAGAAATTCAGTAGGGATTCAGTGGCTAAAGCATTGAGATTGGTGATGGTAGAGGAGGGAGGAAAGGGTTATAGAAGTAAAGCTGAAGAGATTAGCAAGATAGTTGGAGACATGGAGCTGCACCAAAAATATATAGATGACTTTGTAGATTATGTGGAACTGCACATCCCATCATCTAAGCATTAA